The DNA region GCGGCTGCTCTACCTGTTCATGAAGGCGCCCCAGGGGGGAGTCCCCGTGATCCAGACCGCGGCGAGCGACCGCAGCTACTGGGTCTCCTCCATGGACATCGTGAGCCTGCTGGCGGAGCTGTGCATGCTGGCCGGCGAGTTGCTGGTCGTCGGCTTCACGCTCTGGCTGCTCTACCGGGTCTCGCTTGCCGCCAGCCCGTACGGCGGCGCCGACGCGGCCAACTGAGAATGAACGGTTCTCCCCGGCGGCGCGTGCTTGCCTCGCTCTCCCCCGCCGGTTGATGCGGGAGGGCGGTGGGGCCGGGATGTTCCCCTTGCAAGTGATGAAGCCCCGGCCGACCGACAGCGACTCTTCTTGCAACCAGCGGCGCAATCGTGATAATCTTCCTGAAGATTGTCCCTCGCCGCTGCGAGGCCTTAATTGTCCAAGGAGACGCGATGCCCATCGGACCCGATCTGCGCAGGCGTGCAGAAGCGTTGCTCCGGGCCGAGCCTCCCGCGTTCGCAAAACTACCATGCGTCGACGTCCAGCGTCTGGTCCACGAGCTTGAGGTCCATCAGGCGGAACTGGAGCTGCAGAACCAACAACTGCTGGAGGCCCAGCGGGCGATGGTCAAGTCCCGTGACCGCTTCCAAGAACTGTACGACTTCGCCCCCTTCTGCTACTTCACGCTCGCCCCCGACGGCGTCGTGACGCAGGCGAACCTCATGTTCGCAGAACTCGTGGGCAGCGAGCCCTCTACGCTGGTCGGCAGCAGGATGTCGGACTTCATCCAGTCCGCTTACCAAGACGACTGGCGCGTCTACCGCGAGGGCATCATCCACGATGGCCCCTTCAACGAGCCCTGCAATGTCGTCGTCCGCGGCGCCCAGGGCGACGTCTTCATGCGTCTCGATTGCCACGTGGTGCGCAGCGGCGACGACGAGGTCGAAGAGATCCTCTGCTCGCTCGTCCAGCAGCAGCTTAGCAGGCGTTTCTAGTCCGCACGGCTGACGCCGTCCCCGGGTCTAGGGGGGGGCGTCAATATGTCATAGCGGCGCGGCGGCGGCAGGCATATAAT from Pirellulimonas nuda includes:
- a CDS encoding PAS domain-containing protein; translation: MPIGPDLRRRAEALLRAEPPAFAKLPCVDVQRLVHELEVHQAELELQNQQLLEAQRAMVKSRDRFQELYDFAPFCYFTLAPDGVVTQANLMFAELVGSEPSTLVGSRMSDFIQSAYQDDWRVYREGIIHDGPFNEPCNVVVRGAQGDVFMRLDCHVVRSGDDEVEEILCSLVQQQLSRRF